DNA from Brachyspira aalborgi:
AAAATAAAATCGATTGCTCCAAATTGGAAATCTAAAATATTATTTAAAGATGGCATTAAACAAACTATTGATTGGATGTTTCAAAAAGATATTAGAAGAAGGTTTAATAAAGATTTAGATTTAATATTAGAAATGTTAACTTTAAAATATGCAAGAGCAGAGCAGAGCAGAGCAGAGCAGAGCAGAGCAGAGCAGTAATGTTTGAATATGCTTATCGAAAATCGGCATAGAATGTATATTTATTATCGGATAATTTTGGATAAGATTAAATTATAATTTTAGTTATATAAAATATTATCATATATGGGTTTTGAAGAATATAAAAAATATTTATTCCGATTCTCCTTATTTTTTGAATTTTAGATGACGATTATAATACCAATATATTATAATTTATATATTATTTTATATTGATATTTATATAATTTCTGTTATTATTTAATTAAAATTTATAAGTTTTGTTATAATGAAAAAAATATTTACATTATTATTTTTATTTAGCGCTTTTCTTATGGCGGACGATATATATATAATGCCCGAGCAATTGCCTCAAAACGCATTGCAATTTATACAAAAATATTTTCCAAATGTTAATATTCTATACGCCGAAATGGATAAAAAAGGTTATGAGGTTCAATTATCAAACGGAGTCGAAATTGAATTTTTGAGAAACGGAGAGTTTAAAGAAATAGAAGGAAATTATGTCGCTTTGCCTTTTGAAATATTGCCTCAAAGCGTTGCAAATACTGTTGGCAAAACATATCCTAATACGGTTATAACTAAAATAAAAAGAAAATGGAATTTCTATGAAGTAAAACTTAACAATATGATGGAACTTTATATAGACGCAAACGGACAACTTTTAGGACAAAAATTTGACGATTAATTTTTTTATGATATAATTAAATAAGTTTTAATTTAATGGGGGATTGATTATGAATATAAATAAAGTTTATTCCGTATATTATAGCGCTACGGGAACTACTCAAAAAATCGCTTCATTCTTAGGAGAGACAATAGCTAAAAAATTAAATATTCCGTTTGAAAAGTATAATTATAGTTTGCCAAAAAGAAGAGAGAAAATTTTAGAATTCAAAGAAAATGAATTAATAATATGCGCGTCTCCTACTTATGCGGGAAGAGTTCCAAATGTAATGCTTCCTTTTCTTAAAAATAATATTAAAGGAAACGGAGCTTTAGCAGTTCCAGTTGTTCTTTTTGGAAATAGAAATTTTGACGATTCTTTAATAGAATTAAGAAACATATTGGAAGATAACGGATTTAGAACTATAGCGGGCGGCGGATTCATAGGCGAGCATGCATTTTCCTACACTTTAGGAGCGAACAGACCTGACGAAAAAGATATGGCTATCGCTTTAGATTTCGCCGAAAAAATAGCGGATAAAATAATTAATCTCACGGAAATTCCTAAAGAGCCAATAAAAGTGAGAGGAAACGAACCTTTGCGTCCTTATTATATGCCGAGAGATAGACATGAACATGCTATAGATATTTTGAAAGTAAAGCCGAAAGTCGATGTTCCAAAATGCACCGATTGTAAAATATGCGCTTATGTTTGCCCAATGGCTTCTATAGATTTTAACGATGTGACAAAATATGTTAATATTTGCACGAAATGCGGCGCTTGTATAAAAAAATGCCCTGAAAAATGCAGATATTATGACGATGCAGGTTATTTATATCATCAACATGAATTAGAAGAAGAATTTGAAAGAAGAGCCGAACCTGAAATATTTTATATGTAATTAAATTTTTATATTGTGTTTAATTTAATTCTAATATCGTAAATTTTATTTGACATCTTATCCAAAGTTGACTTTATTAGTCTATTAATCATTTTTAAAAGCGTAGTTTTACCGCAACCGCTAGGTCCGATTATAGATACAAATTCGCCTTTTTCAATTTGGAATGAAATTGATTTTAAAACCGTTCGATTTTTGAATCTTTTAGTGATATTTTCTACTTTTATCATAGTTTACCCCTAAAAAGAACTTTTATTTTTATTATATTATAATTAGTAATAATTTCAATAGTTATATGCAATAAAGGAATAATATTTTTTACAATAAATTTGACATTTTTATTAAATATGTTATAATTAATCAAATTAAAAATTAGTAGAAAATTTATGCACAATACAATACAATACAATACAATACAATACAATACAATACAATACAATACAATACAATACAATACAATACAATACAATACAATACAATACAATAAGTATATATTTTATATTTTAATTATTTTTTCTATTTCGATTTTTAGATTCTCAAGGATTATGTTTATTCTTCAAACATACGGAGACATATTTATATATAGATTAAAATATCATTTTTTAATATTAAATAAATTATCGAGGTTTATATTATGGGATTACAAATAAACTTAAGAGAAAAATTTCAAAGATTTGGAGCGGCTATGTTCGTTCCCGTTCTACTATTTTCTTTTTCGGGTATAGTAGTAGGACTAACCATTATTTTTAAAGACAAAACTTTTGTAGGTAATTTGGCGAATCCTGAAGGTTTGTTTTATAGAGTGGTTTCCACAATAGAAGAAGGAGGTTGGACTATTTTTAGAAATATGCCTCTGTTTTTCTGTTTAGGAATACCTATCGGACTTTCAAAAATTGCTCCAGAAAGATGCATATTGGCTACTTTAATATGTTATTTATCGTTTAATTATTTTATAGCTTCTATACTTGGTTTTTACGGTTCTTATTTCGGAGTAGATTTTACTCAAGATGTCGGAGGAACGAGCGGTTTGGCTTTAATAGCGGGCATTAAAACTTTGGACACTAATATAATTGGAGCGATTTTAGTAGGATTAACTATGACGCTACTACATAATAGATTTTATGAAACAAAATTACCAGATTATTTGGGAATTTTTCAAGGGACTTCTTTCGTTCATATAGTCGGTTTTGGATGCATGTTAATTTTAGCTTTGTTAACATGCCTAATCTGGCCCAAAATACAATCTTTAATAAATTCTATGCAAGGATTTTTAGCAAGTTCTGGCGGAGTAGGAGTTTTTATATATACTTTTTTAGAAAGGTTATTAATACCTACGGGTTTGCATCATTTTATATACGGTCCTTTTATTTACGGTCCTGCGGTAGTTCCTGGAGGAATAGAGTCTTATTGGGCGTCACATGTTTCGGAATTTTCAAATATGATAGAGCCTCTAAAACAGATTTTTCCTCAAGGAGCTTTTGCATTGCATGGACAATCTAAAGTATTTGGAGCGCCTGGTTTAGCTTTGGCTATATATTTTTGTTCCGATAAAGAAAACAGAAAGAAAATGGCAGCTTTGCTTATTCCCGTTACCCTAACTTCAATTTTAGTAGGAATAACAGAGCCTTTAGAATTTACTTTTTTATTTATATCGCCTTTCTTGTTTTTTGTTCATTCTATACTTGCCGCTTCTTTGTCTACGGCTTTATTTGAAATAGGAGGAGTATCGGGAAATTTTGGAGCTGGTTTGATACAATTTATAACTCAAAATTGGATATTTGACTTAAAAAATCATGCTTCCGTAGTTATAGCCAATATAATAATAGGATTGATATTTACGGGAATAT
Protein-coding regions in this window:
- a CDS encoding alpha-glucoside-specific PTS transporter subunit IIBC is translated as MGLQINLREKFQRFGAAMFVPVLLFSFSGIVVGLTIIFKDKTFVGNLANPEGLFYRVVSTIEEGGWTIFRNMPLFFCLGIPIGLSKIAPERCILATLICYLSFNYFIASILGFYGSYFGVDFTQDVGGTSGLALIAGIKTLDTNIIGAILVGLTMTLLHNRFYETKLPDYLGIFQGTSFVHIVGFGCMLILALLTCLIWPKIQSLINSMQGFLASSGGVGVFIYTFLERLLIPTGLHHFIYGPFIYGPAVVPGGIESYWASHVSEFSNMIEPLKQIFPQGAFALHGQSKVFGAPGLALAIYFCSDKENRKKMAALLIPVTLTSILVGITEPLEFTFLFISPFLFFVHSILAASLSTALFEIGGVSGNFGAGLIQFITQNWIFDLKNHASVVIANIIIGLIFTGIWFLVFRFLILKFNISTPGRGGAQTKLYRKSDYKEKEKNKKSGFEEQAKAYLEALGGIENIADVTNCATRLRVTVKDMEIVKDAEVFKEGGAHGIMKKGNLIQIIVGLSVPQVRTKFEQLLNEKNNE
- a CDS encoding PepSY-like domain-containing protein; amino-acid sequence: MKKIFTLLFLFSAFLMADDIYIMPEQLPQNALQFIQKYFPNVNILYAEMDKKGYEVQLSNGVEIEFLRNGEFKEIEGNYVALPFEILPQSVANTVGKTYPNTVITKIKRKWNFYEVKLNNMMELYIDANGQLLGQKFDD
- a CDS encoding EFR1 family ferrodoxin (N-terminal region resembles flavodoxins. C-terminal ferrodoxin region binds two 4Fe-4S clusters.); this encodes MNINKVYSVYYSATGTTQKIASFLGETIAKKLNIPFEKYNYSLPKRREKILEFKENELIICASPTYAGRVPNVMLPFLKNNIKGNGALAVPVVLFGNRNFDDSLIELRNILEDNGFRTIAGGGFIGEHAFSYTLGANRPDEKDMAIALDFAEKIADKIINLTEIPKEPIKVRGNEPLRPYYMPRDRHEHAIDILKVKPKVDVPKCTDCKICAYVCPMASIDFNDVTKYVNICTKCGACIKKCPEKCRYYDDAGYLYHQHELEEEFERRAEPEIFYM
- a CDS encoding ATP-binding cassette domain-containing protein, encoding MIKVENITKRFKNRTVLKSISFQIEKGEFVSIIGPSGCGKTTLLKMINRLIKSTLDKMSNKIYDIRIKLNTI